TCGCCGGTGACTTCCGCATCGAATATTTGTTGACGCCCGATGGCCGTTTCCGCATCAACGCCTTCAGCAAATCGGATTACGACGTATATAACCTTAACAACCGTACGAAATCCGGCGTGGGCATATCTTACATCCGTGAGTTCAACCGTCTCGGAGAGCTGTTTCATAGCCAGCGCCGTGGCCGCACCCCGCTTATGGACTCCCTTCGCAAGGCGGCAGCCCTGAAACCGAAAGATTCCACTGAAATGAAATAATGCCTTACAATCCCAGGGCTGAAGCCCTGGGCTACATTGTGTTTTAGGTTCTTTTAGATGATAAGCCTGTGATTAATGTAGTAGCTACCAATAAGCAAATATTCAAGAACATGTACTTTGCCTTAGAAGCCAGGGCAGTCATTTAGACTGAGGTCATTATTCAGATGAAGGTCACCCTTTCCTGATTGGACATTAAAGGTATTAGCCCTATACGTTCAAACTCTATCATTTTGCGGACCTGAATCAGAACGTAGCCCAGGGGCTTCAGTCCTGGGACATAAAAAATCCCGGAGCAAATTGCTCCGGGATGAATGATATCTATATAATATTATATCAATTATATCAGCCTTTCAGGATTTCGTGGCCCAGTTTGTCCCTTTTTGTCCGCAGGTAATTTTCATTGTAGGGGTTGGGATGAATTTCGATGGGCACGTTTTCTATTACTTCGAGGCCGTAGCCGCTGAGGCCGGCGCGTTTGCGCGGGTTGTTGGTGATGAGGCGCAGCTTGGTGATGTTGAGGTGTCGCAGGATCTGGGCGCCTACGCCATAGTCGCGTTCATCCATTTTAAAGCCGAGTTCCAGGTTGGCTTCCACGGTGTCGAGGCCTTCTTCCTGAAGTTTATAGGCTTTGAGTTTGTTCATGAGACCGATACCGCGGCCTTCCTGGTTCATATAGAGGATGAGGCCTTTCCCTTCTTTTTCCACCATCTGCATGGCAGCGTGCAGTTGTTCACCACAGTCGCAGCGCAGGGAGTGGAGGATATCGCCGGTCACGCAGGACGAGTGTACGCGTACCAGGACCGGTTCATCTTTTGTCCAGTCTCCTTTTTTCAGTGCCATATGGATTTCACCGGAATTCACCTGTTTGAAGGCGATGAGTTCGAAGTTGCCGTATTTGGTAGGCATTTGAACCCTCACCCCTTCTTCGATCAGGGTTTCGGTGCTGAGCATATAGGAAATGAGGTCCTGGATGGAGATCAGTTTGAGGTCGAATTTGTCGGCTATTTCCCGCAGTTGTGGCAGGCGGGCCATGGAGCCGTCTTCGTTCATGATTTCCACCAGTACGCCGGCGGGCTCAAAGCCGGCCAGTCGTGCCAGGTCTATCGTTGCTTCCGTATGGCCGGCACGGCGCAGGACGCCGCCAGTTTTGGCTTTCAGGGGGAAGATGTGCCCGGGCTTGCCGAGTTCTTCCGGTCTGATGTTTGGGTCGATCAGTGCTTGTACCGTTTTGGCTCTGTCGTGTGCGGAGATACCGGTAGTGCAGCCATGGCCGCGTAAATCCACCGATACGGTAAAGGGAGTCTGATGCAGGGCGGTATTATCTCTCACCATCAGTTCCAGTCCGAGTTCTTCGCAGCGTTCTTCTGCCAGGGGAGCGCAGATCAGGCCACGGCCATGTGTGCTCATAAAGTTGATGATCTCCGGCGTAACGTTACGCGCTGCGGTAATAAAGTCGCCCTCGTTTTCGCGGTCTTCATCATCTACTACGATTACCAGTTTGCCGTTCTTGATATCTTCTATTGCTGCTGCTATTGTATCTAACATATATTATCCCTCCGGGTCAATGTTGAATGACCGCAAAGTTACGACTTAAACACGGGAAATGGTCAAGGAAACATTCCGGGTGGAAACAGGGGAATCTTTTGACAATTTGATAATTATACAATCAGATTTTAACAAATAAGAAATTAGCGCAATAAGTTTAACATGCAACAATCTGAAATACAATAAAGTTCGCGCCGGGCAACGCTTTTATGCATTAACAAATAGCCCGATTTGAGGATTCATAATTTTTTTCGAAATTCCTGAACAAACATCCGGCAAATGTGGATTAACCTGTTAAGATATCAAAAAAATTTATCGAGGATTATGCGTTCTTTCACGACTTAACAATTTGTTAATTCGGCGTTAAAATTTTCCCAAAGTTTTTTGGCACCTTTGCGCCATGAAACAAACTTCTCTAATCATGGGATTTAGAAAATTACTCTTTACCTTATCCTTATTACTCACGACGATCTTAACCTATGCACAGGTAACCACCAGTAGCATGGTCGGTGTTGTAACGGATTCCAAAGGCGAAGGCCTGATCGGTGCCACCGTAAAGGCAGTTCACACGCCATCCGGTACTGTTTATGGAACCACTACCCGTAACGGCGGCGAATTCACCATTCCCAACATGCGTGTTGGCGGCCCGTACAAAGTGGAAGTATCTTTTATCAGCTACGGCACGGAAACGTTCAACAACATTTTCCTGCAACTGGGTACTCCTCAGAAATTGAATGTGAAATTGACTGAAGGTTCCACCACCCTTCAGGAAATCAATATTACTGCCGCCAAAGCGGTAGCACAGGGTAACGGCGGTACTGCACTGAACGTTAGCCGTACCCAGATTGACAATATTCCTACTGTAAACAGAAGCGTACAGGATTTCGTGAAACTGAGCCCTCAGGCTTCCGTTTCCACCAGAGGCAGCGATGGTGCTCCTTTAGGTATTTCCTTCGGCGGCCAGAGCAATAAATACAACCAGTTTGCTGTGGACGGTGCTGTGACCAATGACGTATTCGGTCTGTCTGCTTCCGGTACAAACGGTGGCCAGGCTGGTGCTAACCCGATCTCCATCGAAACTATTGATCAGCTGCAAATCGTTTTAAACCCGTACGATGTTAAGCAGAGCGGCTTTACAGGTGGCGGTATCAACGCCATCACCAAAAGCGGTACCAACGATTTCCACGGTTCTGCTTACCTGTACCTGCAAAACAAAAGCTTCGTAGGTAAATCTCCGGACTCCACCCACACTCCATATGGTGACTTCAACAGCAAAATCTATGGTGCAAGCCTTGGTGGCCCGATCATCAAAAACAAACTGTTCTTCTTCGCCAACGTTGAAAGAACTGAACGTAATAACCCGGTAGACTTCAACCCGGGCGCCGGCGCAAACAACGTTACTGTTGATGAATTGTCCCGTATCTACAATTTCGTAAAAGACAAATACAACGTAGATCTCGGCGGTTATACAGACCAGACCCGCAAGAAGACAGCAACTACTATCTTCGGCCGTGTAGACTGGAACATCAACAATGTTCACAAACTGACTATCCGTCACAACTACCTGGACGCCAGCGACATTAACACCAGCCGTGGCCCCAGCATTGCCGCTTTCTACAACAACTACTACTCTTTCCCTTCCAAAAGCAACTCCAGTGTAATTGAGCTGAACTCCAGCTTCTCTAACAAACTGAGTAACGAGCTGCGTATAGGCTATAACGTTGTAAAAGACAGAAGGTCTTACCTCGGTCAGCCTTTCCCGACCGTTGTCATCAACGACAATGGCAGGACCATCAACCTGGGTAGTGAATTCTCTTCCACTGCCAATGCACTGGACCAGAAAATCTGGACATTCACTGACAACCTGACTATGTACCACGGCAAACACACCATCACTGTTGGTGCTAACGCTGAACTGTACAACATCAAAAATACCTTCATTCAGGGCGCATTCGGTTCCTACTCCTATGACTCCATCAACGGATTCCTGCAGGGACTGAAACCCAGACAATATCAGATCAACTACACCACCGCTGACTCTACACTCCGTGAAGGTATCGGCTTTAAGGCAGCGCAGATCGGTTTCTATGCTCAGGACGAATGGAACATCCGCAGAAACTTCACCCTGACTGCCGGTGTGAGAGTAGACGTTCCGTTCTTCCCCACCACACCTCCGGACAATGCACTCTTTAATAAAGACCCCAACTTCGAAGGATATTCTACTACTACCATTCCTAAATCAAGATTGCTGGTAGCACCAAGAGTAGGCTTCAACTGGGACCTGACCAATGACGGTCAAACTATCATCCGTGGTGGTGCAGGTATCTTTACTGGTCGTGTACCGTTTGTATGGATCTCCAACCAGTACAACACATCCGGTA
The Chitinophaga varians genome window above contains:
- a CDS encoding bifunctional 3,4-dihydroxy-2-butanone-4-phosphate synthase/GTP cyclohydrolase II, giving the protein MLDTIAAAIEDIKNGKLVIVVDDEDRENEGDFITAARNVTPEIINFMSTHGRGLICAPLAEERCEELGLELMVRDNTALHQTPFTVSVDLRGHGCTTGISAHDRAKTVQALIDPNIRPEELGKPGHIFPLKAKTGGVLRRAGHTEATIDLARLAGFEPAGVLVEIMNEDGSMARLPQLREIADKFDLKLISIQDLISYMLSTETLIEEGVRVQMPTKYGNFELIAFKQVNSGEIHMALKKGDWTKDEPVLVRVHSSCVTGDILHSLRCDCGEQLHAAMQMVEKEGKGLILYMNQEGRGIGLMNKLKAYKLQEEGLDTVEANLELGFKMDERDYGVGAQILRHLNITKLRLITNNPRKRAGLSGYGLEVIENVPIEIHPNPYNENYLRTKRDKLGHEILKG
- a CDS encoding TonB-dependent receptor domain-containing protein, whose translation is MGFRKLLFTLSLLLTTILTYAQVTTSSMVGVVTDSKGEGLIGATVKAVHTPSGTVYGTTTRNGGEFTIPNMRVGGPYKVEVSFISYGTETFNNIFLQLGTPQKLNVKLTEGSTTLQEINITAAKAVAQGNGGTALNVSRTQIDNIPTVNRSVQDFVKLSPQASVSTRGSDGAPLGISFGGQSNKYNQFAVDGAVTNDVFGLSASGTNGGQAGANPISIETIDQLQIVLNPYDVKQSGFTGGGINAITKSGTNDFHGSAYLYLQNKSFVGKSPDSTHTPYGDFNSKIYGASLGGPIIKNKLFFFANVERTERNNPVDFNPGAGANNVTVDELSRIYNFVKDKYNVDLGGYTDQTRKKTATTIFGRVDWNINNVHKLTIRHNYLDASDINTSRGPSIAAFYNNYYSFPSKSNSSVIELNSSFSNKLSNELRIGYNVVKDRRSYLGQPFPTVVINDNGRTINLGSEFSSTANALDQKIWTFTDNLTMYHGKHTITVGANAELYNIKNTFIQGAFGSYSYDSINGFLQGLKPRQYQINYTTADSTLREGIGFKAAQIGFYAQDEWNIRRNFTLTAGVRVDVPFFPTTPPDNALFNKDPNFEGYSTTTIPKSRLLVAPRVGFNWDLTNDGQTIIRGGAGIFTGRVPFVWISNQYNTSGNVYTNISLSGNALPAGVRFQYDPNSPFYGQYSATMLAAMGGNVTPRAANINLSDKNFKFPQVFKTNLAVERQLPWGMKAIVEGNFSKTINNAVWNNLNIIPTNDSTALGGGLKRPTFKKKTTGWGDQVLLLQNTSEGYTYNISGELTKVTSNGLFVKIGYSYGDAYSVNDGTSSTAASNWRFSPNVNGLNNLDLARANYSMGHRVMGVIAKTFKYGKQKNFATTVSLFYNGQSGIPYSWVYFNTVDPTGDDLATNGNNDLIYIPTASEVTTMRFDLIQQKNTAGAVIYQRTEAQQREDLERLISNDSYLSKHRGENAKKNASRTPFEHVFDFKVAQVLPIWKNHKVELTFDILNVGNLLNKEWGQTYFITNQASTPLTFRKFDNGTPVFQYDYRRVINGYGEEKPYFINNFTSRWRGQIGVRYSF